A segment of the Chlorogloeopsis sp. ULAP01 genome:
TGCTGCTTTTTTAGGTTTAATCCAATTTCTAATATTTTTTCTAGCATAATCTATTTCTTTGATAGTACTAATTTCTGTGAGATAACTTTCAAATATCGGCTTATGTAAATCTGCTGTTAACGCTTTTAAAATTTCCTGTTCATGTTCAATAACTACTTGCTTGAGACTTTCCAAATTTTTGAGCCGAAAATTTAATTCTTTTGTTTGACCTGTTGCAAAAAAATTACGTTGTTTGTGAACAAGCTCACATACTGATAATTCAACACCCATTTTTTTACCTTGAAAAATATCAGAATAACCTTACTGTTTCATAGGTAAATTCACAATAAATATACTACCTTTACCTACTTCTGAATCGACTTCGATAGTCCCTTTGTGTGCTTCAACAATTCGCCGAGAAAGATACAATCCTAAACCACTACCAGAACGCTTGTGACTGCCTTGGCGAAATCTTTCAAATAAAGTTGTTTGTTCTTCGGGAGGAATGCCTACTCCTGTATCTGCAACTTTGATGGTAACGCTTTCACCAGAAGTGATAGATGGTGTGAGATTGACTGTCACAGAGCCAGTATCAGTGAATTTGATGGCATTGCCAATCAAATTAGTAAATAACCGATGCAGTTCTAAGCGATCGCCTACGACTGTGCTTGTAGTTGAGTCTTCACATAGATCCAAATTTACAGCTAGTCCCTTTTGTTGAGCTAAAGGAGTTAACTCGCCTGCAACTTCTTTTAGTAACTGTGCTAAATTTACTGGTTGAAATGCCAGAGCCTTACGACCCGCTTCAAAACGATAAACTTCTAGCAAGGTGTTTACCATAGTCAACAGGTTGCTGTTGCTGCGAGCCATGATTGTAATCACTTCCTGCATTTGTGATGATAACTGCCCCAAAGCTCCCTCGTGAAACAACATCAGCATTCGATCTGCCGCTACTAAGGGAGTGCGTAAGTCGTGAGTTAGGCGAGAGACAAAATCTTCTCTTTGGCGGGCAATTTCATCGCGTTCATCAATACTGTGCTTGAGGCGAAGCAGCGATCGCACTCGTGCCAATAATTCGTCTACTGTGACAGGTTTGCGGATAAAATCATCTGCACCCAAGTCTAGACCATGCGCGACATTGGGTGAGTCATGGGCAGTAATCAACAGAATCGGGACAAACGGCAAACTCTTGTTTTCTCTAATACATTTAGTGACTTCGTAACCATCCATCCCTGGCATCATCAGATCCAGCAACACTAAATCAAATGGTGCTTCTGCAATTTTTGCTAATGCGGAAGAGCCGTTTTCTGCTGTGCTAACTGTGTAGCCTTCTTCCTCCAAAATAGTTTTAATTAAAAATACGTTATCTGGGGAATCATCTACTACCAGTATTTTATCGGAGCGAGAAGATAGAGCATTCATTGGGAATGATTTTTTTGATAAAAGTTCTGTTTTGACAAGTAAATAGTTTGGTATATATTGTTTTTTATTTTATAATCAACATCGCTCAAGAAATTTTATTTACCAATAAATAGCTACCAATCTACTGTATCAACAACATATGGAGCGATTTAATAAATAAACACATTGCAAAATGATGGAACTTATCCAATAAACAACTAGCCAAATTACTGGATCGTGAAAAATGGGTAGTTGGTGTTTGTTTTGTCTTTGACTGGCAATATTTGCGACTGCATCACTAATACAGTTGTAGTATATGCAGATTAAATATCCTTACCTCAAAATTAAGCGATCGCATCTTTAACTTTCAATTGCATCAGTTAGGATAATGCTTGTAAAATAACTTCCATCTGCGTTTCAGGTTTGGCAAATCTCGCTCAACAACAGACCAAACCACGTCTAAATCAATTTCAAAGTAATTGTGAGTCAAAAAAGCTGATTCCAGGTTCCATTTCTACTAAAAAATCCACATTACTGTTTGCATCAGCCTCTCGGCGTGCTACGGAACCAAAAATACGTATGTTGTATGCTCCGTGTTTGGCAGCACTTTGGAGGATTTCTTCTCGTTTCGCTTCCAAAAGCTCGTAAATATTCATGGTTTGACTTGCTTGCCTAAAACCCAGTTTAGCTACATTTACAGCCAGATCTGATGATGCGATCGCATTGTAAATTTTGTATCCTATTAAAACAAAAAGTAACGCTGTGCCATCGGCAAAACCGTTGCTGGCTCACAAGTTAGCAATTCTCCATCTGCTCTGACTTCATAAGTTTCCGGATCTACTTCCATATGGGGTAATGCATCATTGAGCTTCATATCCCGCTTGCTCAACTGACGTGTTCCAGAAACAGCCACAGCTTGCTTTTGTAACCCTAACTGACTGGGAATACCTCTTTCTAAAGCTGCTTGGGAAAGAAAAGTGAAAGACGTGGCATGACGTGCGCCTGCAAAACTACCAAACATCGGACGCATATGCACTGGTTGCGGTGTGGGAATACTAGCATTGGCATCGCCCATTTGCGCCCATGCGATCGCGCCACCTTTAATCACGATCTCCGGCTTGACACCAAAAAACGCTGGATGCCACAAACACAAATCTGCCAGTTTACCCTCTTCGACTGAACCCACATACTGAGAAATTCCGTGAGTAATTGCTGGATTAATTGTGTACTTAGCAACATACCTTTTGACTCGCAAGTTATCTGCTCTTTGCTCCTCTTCTCCTGTGAGGTTGGTTGGCGTGAGGTTTCCACGTTGCACTTTCATCTTGTGTGCTGTTTGCCAAGTGCGAATTATTACTTCACCTACCCTTCCCATTGCCTGAGAGTCAGAAGAAATCATACTAAACGCGCCCAAATCGTGCAAAATGTCTTCAGCAGCAATAGTTTCCCGACGAATGCGTGACTCCGCAAACGCTACGTCTTCGGCAATACTCGGATCAAGATGATGGCACACCATCAACATATCCAGATGTTCGTCTAAGGTATTGAGAGTGTAAGGACGTGTAGGGTTAGTGGAAGATGGTAAAACATTTGCTTCACCGCAAACTTTAATGATATCTGGTGCGTGTCCGCCACCTGCGCCTTCTGTGTGATAGGTATGAATAACACGATTTTTGAAGGCAGCGATAGTATTTTCTACAAACCCTGCTTCGTTTAACGTGTCGGTATGAATTGCAACCTGCACGTCATATTCATCGGCAACACTGAGACAGGTATCAATAGCTGCTGGTGTAGTTCCCCAATCTTCGTGCAACTTTAACCCCATTGCACCAGCTACCACTTGTTCCACAAGCCCTTGAGTTTGGCTGGCATTGCCCTTACCCAAAAATCCGAAGTTTACAGGAAAAGCGTCAGTTGCTTGTAGCATTCTGTAAATATTCCAGGGGCCAGGCGTGCAAGTAGTAGCATTTGTACCTGTAGCTGGGCCAGTACCACCGCCAATCATAGTGGTAATGCCGGAAGCGATCGCAACTTCAATTTGCTGGGGACAGATAAAATGAATGTGAGCATCGATACCACCAGCCGTGAGAATCATTCCTTCCCCAGCGACGGCTTCGGTGCCAGGGCCAATAATAATATCTACATTATCCTGAATATAGGGATTTCCAGCTTTACCAATTTTGAATATTTTGCCATCTTTGATACCGATATCTGCTTTGACTACACCCCACCAATCGAGAATCAAAGCGTTAGTAATTACCAGATCAACAGCACCATCGGCATTAGAAATCGGAGATTGTCCCATTCCGTCTCTGATTACTTTTCCGCCGCCAAATTTTACTTCATCCCCGTAGGTAGTTAAATCTTGTTCAACTTCTATAAATAATTCTGTATCAGCAAGGCGGATGCGATCGCCTGTTG
Coding sequences within it:
- the ureC gene encoding urease subunit alpha — its product is MDRRAYAETYGPTTGDRIRLADTELFIEVEQDLTTYGDEVKFGGGKVIRDGMGQSPISNADGAVDLVITNALILDWWGVVKADIGIKDGKIFKIGKAGNPYIQDNVDIIIGPGTEAVAGEGMILTAGGIDAHIHFICPQQIEVAIASGITTMIGGGTGPATGTNATTCTPGPWNIYRMLQATDAFPVNFGFLGKGNASQTQGLVEQVVAGAMGLKLHEDWGTTPAAIDTCLSVADEYDVQVAIHTDTLNEAGFVENTIAAFKNRVIHTYHTEGAGGGHAPDIIKVCGEANVLPSSTNPTRPYTLNTLDEHLDMLMVCHHLDPSIAEDVAFAESRIRRETIAAEDILHDLGAFSMISSDSQAMGRVGEVIIRTWQTAHKMKVQRGNLTPTNLTGEEEQRADNLRVKRYVAKYTINPAITHGISQYVGSVEEGKLADLCLWHPAFFGVKPEIVIKGGAIAWAQMGDANASIPTPQPVHMRPMFGSFAGARHATSFTFLSQAALERGIPSQLGLQKQAVAVSGTRQLSKRDMKLNDALPHMEVDPETYEVRADGELLTCEPATVLPMAQRYFLF
- a CDS encoding hybrid sensor histidine kinase/response regulator, which translates into the protein MNALSSRSDKILVVDDSPDNVFLIKTILEEEGYTVSTAENGSSALAKIAEAPFDLVLLDLMMPGMDGYEVTKCIRENKSLPFVPILLITAHDSPNVAHGLDLGADDFIRKPVTVDELLARVRSLLRLKHSIDERDEIARQREDFVSRLTHDLRTPLVAADRMLMLFHEGALGQLSSQMQEVITIMARSNSNLLTMVNTLLEVYRFEAGRKALAFQPVNLAQLLKEVAGELTPLAQQKGLAVNLDLCEDSTTSTVVGDRLELHRLFTNLIGNAIKFTDTGSVTVNLTPSITSGESVTIKVADTGVGIPPEEQTTLFERFRQGSHKRSGSGLGLYLSRRIVEAHKGTIEVDSEVGKGSIFIVNLPMKQ